DNA from Desulfarculus baarsii DSM 2075:
TGAAACTTCGCGCGCGCGTGTACGCATATATTTGGTATTCTGGGTCGCCCCTCACGCAGGGGCGCGGATTGAAACCGGCGATAGAAAACAAGCGCCGGCCCGCATCCAGAGGTCGCCCCTCATTGAATGTTTTGTGGGGGGCGGCGCACGCCTTCGACTATGATTGGGTCTCCACAACGAAGGGCGTACAGGAAGCGAAACATTAGCTAGAAAGCCACGGCGCACGGGGGCTTGTCCCGTGCAATGAATCGTTCAGCTACCGCTGCTGTGGCATCATCGCGGTGATATATGTCGGACAAAACGGATTAGGCAAGCCGGGCATAATGCCGAGGGCCAAGTTTGCCCACCCCTAGACGGTAGTTTTGAGCATATAGTAATGCGACATGATTTTTTGCCACATATGAGGCTCAACCAAAATAGAGAGGACCAAATGTCTAAACGATTTGCCCTGGCGATTGTATTGCTTGCCTTCATCGCGCTGTGCACGTCCGGCGCGGCTGGCGCGGCTGGGTTCAGCCAGTTTGTCGGACTTGGCGACAGCACCCTGGACACCGGGTATCTCCGCTATCACACCTCGGGAGACGCGGAATTAGATAGCGCGATCGCCGACGCCGTTGCTCTGGGCGCCAATGGTGGATGGGCTGGCAACGGGGTGATGAACACCACCATCCTGGCGGGCAAGTTTGGCCTTGACGCCGCCACGATCGGCGACGGCGGAACCAACTACGCCGTCGGCGGAGCCTACACCACGATGGCCAGGCTAGGCCTCGTCCCCTCTACCCAACAGGTCGCCAACTATCTCGCATCCGTGGGCGGCGTCGCCAATCCCTCCGCGCTCTACATCGTAAGTTCCGGCAACAACGATCTGATTTATGCTTCCCAGAACGTCGTCTCCCCCAACTTTCTGCACGAGCAAGCAATCGCCTGGGCGGCGGCGGTGGCGCGTCTGCAAGCGGCTGGCGCCCGCGTCATCTTGGCGCCCAATTCTTACTATTGCTGCACCCTCGCGGGCTTGGGTGGCGTGATTCCCAGCGACAAAGCCGCCGCTTACGCGCAGGCAACGCTTTACGGGGTGGATATATGGCGGAGCATGACCGCGGCTGGCGTGCGCTACATCCCCGCCGATCAGAAAAGCCTGATCGAATATGTGATAAAAAACCCCACTCTTTTTGGGTTTACCGCAACTTCGGTGTTGTCGTCCAGTGCGCCCGCTTCCGTGCCAGCCGTTTTGGCCATTCTCACCCCTCTCCAGCAGCAAACCTTCCTATTTATAGATGGTCACCATCTAACCACGGCTGGCCAAACCATTGTCGCCGATTACAACTACAACCTGCTGGCCGCGCCCAGCCAGATATCCTTGATCACCGAAGGCGCGGTGCAGGGTGGTTTGGCGCGCACGGCCACTATTCAGCGACAGATCGATCTGTCCTGGCGACATCGCGGACCAGGCGGCGTCAATGTGTGGACCAGCGTCGGAGCCTATAGACAGAAAATCAAGAACGCCTCGGGCTTCCCCACCGCTTCGGGCGTCCCCTTCAGCGGGTCGGCGGGCGTGGATTATCAGACCACGCGCGGTCTTATCATGGGCGCGGCCCTTACGGCGGGCAGTCAGAGGCAGGACTTTTCCACCGGTGGCCATTTCGATCAGACAGACGGGGCCCTGAGCCTGTATGCCGCCTACAAGATCGGCTGGTTATGGGGAAACGCCGTGGCTTCCTACGGCCAGTTTAGCGACAAAATCACGCGTCAAGCGCCTCTTGGAATCTTAATCGATCATAACGACTCCGACACCGACGGGCATTCTCAAGCGCTCGCCTTGCGCGCCGGCGGCGATATAAAGATCGGACCTTTCACCACCGGCCCAGTGGCGGGCGTGGTGATGCAAAAAGTGTGGCTCGACAGCTTCAGGGAAACCGGCGGCACCGGGGTCACGGCCCTGTGGTTTGACAGCATCACGCGGGATTCCCTTGTCAGCCAGCTAGGCTGGCGCTTATCGCTGGAACTGGGTGATTGGCAACCATTCGCGGAAGCGAACTGGAGCCACGAATGGGCCGAAAGGGACCGCAGCGTAACGGCCGCGCTCACCACCGTGGAGGCCCCGTCCTATTCCATGGCCGCCGTACCGGTGGCTTCCGATTGGGCCACCATGTTGCTAGGCGCTTCTTATAGGCTCAATTCGCGGGTGATGCTGCAAGGCTCGGCTTCGGCGGTGGCCTTCAATCACGAGGTGACAAGCTACGGTGGGGAGTTGAGCGTGAACTTCAATTTCTAGGCCTACCCCCGTGGTTGGTTCATATTTGCCTCCGTAGGAGCGACTTGCCCGCCAAGTCCTTGTCCGGCTGGACGTTGCGCGGATTGAAAACGTCAAGGAAAAACAGGCAAACCTGGCCGGCGCGGCCCAGGTCGCCCCTCACGCGGGGGCGTGGATTGAAACGGGGGTCAAGGTGTGTGTGGCTTGGCAGGTCATGGCCACGCCCAGCGCCTTGACGCCTTCCGCGCCATCTTTTAAAATATCTAATAGATCAGAGCGTATCCCGTCGAAAGGCGGAGTAGGACGCCTGGGCGGTCGAACGGCTGTAGTCGTGGACTTCCCAGGAACGGAGGAGCTGACCGGCCTCCCGCTCTGGTCGTTTTTTTGGTTTTGTACCAACATTCGGGTCCAGCGCGGCCAGCATGGCGTCAAGTCGGCTTCACCGTCCGCCATTGGCGCCAACGAAATTTTCCGGTGACGCCGTTGACAAAACACGGCGATTATTTATGATATCAACTAGCGCCTGACGTTGAGCGTGCCCAGCCGACCCTTTGGGCGCGGCCCGACATGCGAGTCCCGTCGGGCGCAACTTTTTTGGCGTTCGGGGGGGGCGCCGAATCTGGCCTGGGCCGGCGTAAAAACGCGCTTGACGCCCCCCATCGACGGTCGGCCTTGGCCGCCTGGTCGTCGCTCCCTCGGCAGCCCGAGCGAAAAAAAGAAACCCGCCGTAGGCCCAGGGGTCCCCGCCGATGTGGCGGCATATTCGTGGGAGAGACCGGCGGGTTTCTTTACTGGCGTTAACGCCGGGGCATGGGCTCGCCAGCCAAAAGCCGCTTGGTCAATTCACGCCGTGGAGTATCCAACACCCGCGCCACGGGGCCAGACTCGATCACCGCGCCCCGGTCCATGACGTGAACCTCGGCGCACAGCCGCGCCAAGATACCCAGATCGTGGCTGATGAACAGCACCGACAGGCCTCCCACGACCAACTCGTCCAGCAGATCGACGATTTGCAGTTGACCGGGCAGATCCAGGCTGGCCACGGCCTCGTCGCAGATCAACAGCCGTGGCCCCAGGGCCAGGGCCCGGGCAATGGCCACGCGCTGGCATTGCCCGCCGCTGAGCTGGTGCGGCCGGCGCTCGGCCAGGCCGGGCTCCAGGCCGACGCGGGCCAGCAAGTCGCGCGCTTGGGCTTGGGCGCGCGGCTTCGCTCGCCCGGCGATGGCCCACAACGGCTCGGCCACGGCTTGGCTGGCGCTCATGCGCGGGTTGAGATGAACCTGGGGGTCTTGCCAGATCATCTGGACCAGGCGGGCCAGGCGGGGCCTGTCGCCCTTGCCTCGGCCATATTCCACGCCGGCCAGGCGCAGTTGTCCGACGTCGAGGGGCTCCAGGCCCAGGATCAGCCGGCCCAGGGTCGATTTGCCCGAGCCGCTGGGTCCGGCCACGCCCACGGCTTGGCCAGGCAGGATTGTCAGGCTCACCCCGTCCACGGCCCGGCGCGCGCCGCCGCCCGACGCCGCGTAGGCCTTGGTCAGCCCTTGGGCGCGCAACAACGGCTCAGGCACGGGCGGCCTCAAGCTCGCGCAGGGCGGCCATGGCCAGGCGCGTGGTGGGGTGACGCGGGCTGGCCATGAGTTGGGCCGTGGGCCCGCTTTCGACGATCGCGCCGCGTTCCATCACCGCCACCCGCGCGGCCATGGCCGCGATCACTCGCCAGTCGTGGCTGATGAGCATCATGGCCGAGCCGTGCCGCGCGTTCATCAGGCGCAGCAGACGCAATATTTCCGCTTGCATGATCGGGTCCAGGCCGGTGGTGGGTTCGTCGGCGATGAGCAGGCGCGGCCGCAGGCCCAGGGCCATGGCCAGTTGCACGCGTTGGCGCATGCCGCCGCTTAGCTGGTGGGGATAGGCGCGCTGGAGGCCGGGCTCCAGCCCGACTTGCGCCAAGAGCCCACCCGTGGCGTCGCGGGCCTGTTTGGGGGCCATCACGCCGTTGGCGCTCAGGGCCTCGGCCACCTGGCGGCCGATGGTCATGGTCGGGTCCAGGGCGGCGGCCGAGCTTTGCATCAGCAAGAACACGCCGCGACCGCGCAGGCCGCGCCACTGCCGTGGGTCGGTCATATTCAGCGTTCGGCCGTCGAAATCCATGCGGCCGGCCCGCGCCAATGCCGGCGGCGGGATCAAGCCGGCCATGGCCGCCGCCACCAGCGACTTGCCCGCGCCGCTGGGGCCCACCAAGCCCAGGATCTCCGTCGGCTCGACGCGCAAATCAACCCCCCGCACCAGCGGCGCGCCGCCCGGACCCTCGACGCAAAGTCCCCGCACAGTAACGCCCATGCTCAAAAATCCCTATCCTGGCGCACTTGCAACCTGTCGCGCAGGCCTTCGGCCAGCAGGTTGCAGCCCAGCACAGTGGCCGTGATGGCCAGGCCCGGCGCCAGCATCAGCCATGGCGCGCGAGCCAGGTTGGCCCGCGCCTCGTGAAGCATGGCCCCCCATTCCGGCGTGGGCGGCTGGGCCCCCAGGCCAAGATAGCCCAGCCCCGAGATGGCCACGATCATCCAGCCGGTTTTCAGCGAGGCCGCCACCAAAATCGGCGCGGCGATCTCGGGCAGGACGTAACGCCGCGCGATGGCCCATCGGCCCAGGCCCAGGGCCTGGCCGGCCACGACAAAGCGCCGCGCCAGGGCGGCCACGGCCAGGCCCCGCGTGAAACGCGCCCACCAGGCCCAACCCGCCGCCGCCGCGCCCAGGCACACGCTCAAAAGCGATGGCCCCATGGCCCCGGCCAAGGCCAAGGCCAGCACCAGGCCGGGAAAGGCCAGGCCCACGTCCACCAGGCGCATCAAAAAGCCGTCCCAACGGCCGCCCAGCATGGCCGCCAAGAGCCCCAGGCCCAGGCCCAGGCCCAGGGCCAGGCCCGAGGCCAGCATTGCCGCGCCCAACGAATTGCGCGCGCCATAAATAATGCGCGATAGCTGATCGCGACCCAGGCGGTCGGCGCCCAGCGGGCGCTCCAGGCTGGGCGGGCGAAGGCGTTGGCCCAGATCAACGGCGTTGGGATCGTGGGGCGCCAGCCACGGCGCGGCCACGGCGACCAGCATCAAAAGCGCCACGATGGCGCCGCCAAGACGGATCATGGCTGGGGCTCCGGGCAAGATTCGCCGGCCGGCGCGGCTTGCCGCAGACGCGGATCGACCAGGCGATAAAGCGCGTCCACGCCCAGATTGGCCACGACGTAAAACAGGGCCATCAGCATCACCGCCGCTTGCAAAACCGGCATGTCGCGGGCCAGGATGGCCTGGGCCGCCAGTTGGCCAAGGCCCGGCCACGAAAAAACCGACTCGACGATCACCGAGCCGCCCAGCAAATGCCCCAGGCACAGGCCCCACATCGTCAGCGCCGGCAGCAGCGAGTTTTTGACCACGTGCCGCGTGAAGGTTTGCCAACGCCCAAGGCCCTTGGCCATGGCCAAGCGCACGTAGTCGCGGCTTTTGGTCTCGATGACGCTGGCCCGCAGCACCCTGGCCTGCATGGCCGCCACGGCCAGGGCCAGGGTCAGCGCCGGCAAGATCAAGTGCTCCGGCCCGCCCCGGCCCATCACCGGCAGCCAGCCGGCCTCCACGGCGAAAAGCCAGATCAAGAGCATGCCCAGCCAATAATTGGGCGCGCTCATGGCCAAGATGGCGGCCAGGCGGCCCAGACGATCGATGAGCCGGCCGTGAAACAAACCGCCCAGCAGGCCGCCGGCCAGCGATAAGGCCACCACCAGCCCAAAGGCCGTCAGGGCCAGTTCGGCCGTGGCCAGGGCCCGGGGGCCCAGCTCCTGGCTGACGGGTCGGCCGCTGACGTAGGACAGGCCAAAATCCAGCCGCGCCGCCCGGCCCAGCCAGCGCAGGTATTGCAGGGCCAAGGCGTCGTCCAGGCCCATCTCGGCGCGGACCTGGGCCAGCTTCTGGGCCGTGGGGGCCTCGTAGCGGTCGCGCAGCAGGATCTCGGCCGGGTCGCCGGGGGCCAGCCAGGTCAGGCCAAAGGTCAACACCGAGACGCCAAGCATGGTCAGCGCCAGCCGCCAGGCCTGGCCCCACAGGCCGGACAGGACGCGCCAGGGGCCGCTCAAGCCAGGGCCGCCAAACGGCGGGGACAGGCCCACCACAGCACGGCCACCTGCACCGAGCCCTGGGCGAGCACCATGCCGTCATGGCAATGACGCCGCAAGACCGAGGCGATCTTGCCGTCCACTTCGGGGCCTCGCCGGCCAAAGATGCCGAAATAGCTGCGATAAAACCGGGCCACCTTTTCCACGGGCTGACAAAAGCGGCTTGTCCAATGCAGATGGCGCAAATTTGGCCGGCGTTCGGCGGCGATGAGATAGTTCACCGCGCAGCTAAGGTGGTGGCTGCCCTTGTGAAAGGGCATTTGCAGCACCTCGCCCCACAGCTCCCGCCGAAACTCGTATGGCTCGTGGCCAGTGCCCAGGGTCAGGGCGCAGTGGCCGCTCGACCAGCTTTCCAAGCGGGCCAGGCCCTCGGGCGACAGGGCCGGCGGGAAAAATCCGGCCAGGGCCAGAGCGCTTTTGCGCGCGGGTCGGTGATCGCGCCAGTTGCTGTTAATCGTCGTTATTTCAAGCTGCTGGCTGAAAGATTGGCGCTTCAGGGCCGCCAACATGCCAGCGGAGTTGTCCAGCGCCGTCACCCGCGCCCCGGCCTTGGCCAGCGGGATGGCCAGCGTGCCCGGCCCACAGCCCACGTCCAGCACGCTCGCGCCGGGACCGACCACGCCATTGGCCAGCAACTCGTCGACCACCGCGCGGCCCAGGGTCTCGGGTTGGCCCCACAGGTCCAGGTAGATGTCGCTGACTTCGTCGTAGAAGCGATCCCAGGCCTTGGGGTCGATCTCCTGGGTTGTCTTGAGAAACGACGCCTCGTTGGCCCGCCGCCAGGCATCCTCCCAAAACTGGCGGCCGAGGGGGGCCATCTCCACGGCCAGATCTTGCATTTTCACTGCGGGTATCATTGGGCCTCCCAGGGCCCGCGCTCGGTGAGCAGGGGCCGGAAGTTCTGGTCCAGCTCCAGGGCCGGGGCCAGGCCGCGGCGTTGGGCGTGGATGCTGTGTTCGTGATAAAGGGCTAGCAGCGGCAGTTCGGCGCCGAAGATCTGGGCCAGCTGGCGGTAGATTTCGCGTCTGGCGCGGGGGTCCATTTCGTGGCGGCCGGCCTCGATGAGCTTTTGCGCCCGCTGGTTGCGCCAGCCCTGATTGGCCGCGCCGTGCTGGTCCAGGTAATACGAATAAAAAAAGTCCGGGTCGCCGGTCATGAGGGTGTTTGGTTGCAGGCTCAGGTCAAACTGGCTCTTGCGCAGGGCCTCGTAATAGCCGCCGGCCTCGCTGACGACGATCTCGGCGGGCCAGCCGGCCTGGCGCAAGCGGTCTTGGATGATCTGGGCCATGTCCAGGTAGGGCCAGCGTTCGGTCGTGCCGGCGTGCAGCAGGATCAGCAGGGGCCGATTTGGGGCGGCCGGTTGCTCCGCCGCCGGCGGCGCGGCCAGGCCAAAGGCCCAGTCCACGGCCAGGTTGGTGTATGGGGCGCTGGCTGGCTCGCCGCTGTCGCCGGCCAGGGCCGCCACCAACGCGCGACGATCGACGAGCTCGGCCAGCCAACGTCTGGCCCGAACATCGGCGAATGGCGGCCGGCGGCAGTTGAAGAGCAGATAGTGGGTGGTGGCCACCTCGCGGCGCTTGAGCTCGACCCTGGGATCGTCGGCCAGTTCGGCGGCCTGCTCGGGCAGGATGGCCCCCACGTCGGCCACGGCGTCGATCGCGCCGGCCAAGAGGGCCATGACCCGCGTGTGGGCGTCGGGGATGTGGCGGAACTCCACCCGCCGATAGCGGGGTTTGGGGCCCCAATAATCACCAAAAGCCGTCAGCTCCACGCTCTGGTTGGGCCGGGCCAGCTCCAGGCGATAGGGCCCGGTGGCGATGAATTTTTGGATGCGCCCGGCTTGATCGAAGCCGCTGGGTTTGAGGATGGGCCCGCCGTAATAGGCCACCAAGCTGGCCAGATTGGGCGAGGGACGCTTCAGGCTGAAAACGACCTCGTCGCCCACGGCCTCCAGCTTGGCCACCTCGCGGTAGGCCCCGCCGGCGTCGTAGCGGGGATGATTCATGATCCGCCGCAGCGCCTGGGCCGCCTCGGCGGCGGTCAGGTCCGTGCCGTCGTGAAACTTCACCCCCGGCCGCAGCTTGAAGCGCCAGCGGCGGCCGCCGTCCTCCACCCGCCACGAACTGGCCAGCCAGGGCAGGGGCCGCATGTCCGGGCCCAGGTAGGTCAGGGCTTCCCAGGCGTTGGTCGAGCCGTGCACAAAGGCCCGGCTGTCGGGGCCGTCGAGGAAATCGCGGCCCACGCCGATGACAAGGCTGGCGTCGCCGCCGGCCCAGGCGGGCTGGGGCGAAGACGCCAGCATCAAAAGCGTCATAAGCGCGGCGATGATGGCCAGGGCCGTCAGGCCCCGGCGTTCGGGCAGGGATGCGTTCAAGCTCTCACCACGTGTAGCGCAGGCCGATCATGCCTTCCATGTAGAAGCCCTGGTTGACGTAGACGATCTCGGTGGCGTAGCGCTCGTTGAAGATGTTGACCGCCGAGAGACAGGCGCTCAGCGCCCAGTTTTTGTCCAGCCGCCAATCGCGCCAGATCTTGGCGTCGACGGTCTGGTAGGCGTCCATGTGGAAGTAGGGCAGATCCTCGTTGTTGTCGGTGTAGTAACGGTCGCCGGAGTAGCGGAAAACCACCTCGCCGTTGAGTACCGCCGCGTTGGCGTAGCGCAGACCCACGCTGCCCCAATAATCGGGCGAGTTGAGCAGTTGGTTGCCTACGTTTTGCGGATTGACGTCGTCCTTGGTGATGCGCGAGTGATTGAGCGTGGCCGCCGCGAAGAACAGGAAATGCTCGGTGATGGGCTGATCCAGCGAAAGCTCAAGGCCGTAAATCTCGGCCTCGCCGATGTTTCTGGTGTGGATCAAAATCGTGTTGGGTAAGGTCGGGTGCTGGTCATAGGAATAGGCCATGATGTCTTTGATCTTGCCGTAGTAGGTGGTGGCCTTGAACAGGGTCTTCCACTGATTCAGGGTCACGTCGGTTCCCAGGTCGACCATCCAGGTTTGCTCGGGCTCCAGGTTGGGGTTGGCCTCGCGCTGGGTGGCGCCCACGTTCTGGTTCTGGAAGTACCACTTGGCGTTGCCGGGCCAATAGGCCGTGCCGGCGTTGGCCCGCACGGCGATGGTGTCGTTGAAGCGATACTTCACGCCGCCGCGATAGGTCACGTGGTCCTTGCTGACCGCGCCGGGCTCCTTGTCGCTGGAGCCCGAGTCGTAGATGTCGTGATAGCGCCAATAATCGTAGCGCACGCCGGCCAGGATGCTCAACTTGTCGTCGAGCAGGAACTGCTGGTCTTGCATGTAGACGGCGGCCATGTCGGTGGTGATGTCGGAGCGATAGGTCTGGTTGGAGCTTGTGCCCTGATAATATCTGGTCTTTTCTTTTTCCTGGGCCAGGGAGGCGCCGGTGGTGAGCACGTTGTTTTCGCCAAGGTAAAAGTCGGTTTGCAGCTCCAGGGGCAGGCGCTGGCGGTCCCAGGTGGTGGTCTGGGTGATGGTGTCGTTGAGCACGACCCTGCCGTTGACCAGGCTCAGGCCGGTGGTCTCCTGGGAAGGGATGGACTGGAACTGATAGCCGGTGGTGGCCGTCAGCTTGCCCCAGTCGCTCAGCGGCGAGACGAACCGCACGCTGTTGACCACGGTGTCGCCGTTGTCGTTGATAATGTAGTTGGACTGGCCGCCGTAGAGATAGCGCTGCTGGTAGTTGATGGCCACCGTCAGGCCCATGCCGTTGTCGGCCTCCCAGCCGGCCTTGCCGGTGAGGTAGGTGTAGTTGTATTTGTTGTTTTCCAACGAGGCCTGGCGCACGTATTGCTTTTGGCCGCGGTTGAAAAGATCGACCATGCCGTCCAGGGGCTTCATCTGGAAGCCGTCGGAGTAGTCGCCGCTGTAGCTGAAGTAATAGTTGAACTTGCCGTCGCGGTCGCCCACGGCGGTGTAGGGCCGGAAGGTGTTCATCGAGCCGTAGCTCATCTTGGCCACCGCGCCCATGCCCTCGTGGCCGCTCCTGGTGATGATGTTGACCGCGCCGCCGGCGGCGCTGGCCCCGTAGAGAGCCGATGACGGACCCAACACCACGTCCACCCGCTCGATGTCGTTGGGGTTGATGGCCGCCGACATGAAATGGTGAGCCGGCACGCCGTCGATGAGGTAGACCGTGCGCTGCAAAAAGTGGCCCGTGCCGCGCAGATGGACCCACGGCGGGC
Protein-coding regions in this window:
- a CDS encoding TonB-dependent receptor, with translation MEKRGRGFIAAVALVAALALGCPPAWAADDGQSAKRNWEADKTEMSDITVTATKTDVKADLSPVDAYSVDRVDIDFQPNYYMNNFGELIRDIPGVHVAQYYPWGPPWVHLRGTGHFLQRTVYLIDGVPAHHFMSAAINPNDIERVDVVLGPSSALYGASAAGGAVNIITRSGHEGMGAVAKMSYGSMNTFRPYTAVGDRDGKFNYYFSYSGDYSDGFQMKPLDGMVDLFNRGQKQYVRQASLENNKYNYTYLTGKAGWEADNGMGLTVAINYQQRYLYGGQSNYIINDNGDTVVNSVRFVSPLSDWGKLTATTGYQFQSIPSQETTGLSLVNGRVVLNDTITQTTTWDRQRLPLELQTDFYLGENNVLTTGASLAQEKEKTRYYQGTSSNQTYRSDITTDMAAVYMQDQQFLLDDKLSILAGVRYDYWRYHDIYDSGSSDKEPGAVSKDHVTYRGGVKYRFNDTIAVRANAGTAYWPGNAKWYFQNQNVGATQREANPNLEPEQTWMVDLGTDVTLNQWKTLFKATTYYGKIKDIMAYSYDQHPTLPNTILIHTRNIGEAEIYGLELSLDQPITEHFLFFAAATLNHSRITKDDVNPQNVGNQLLNSPDYWGSVGLRYANAAVLNGEVVFRYSGDRYYTDNNEDLPYFHMDAYQTVDAKIWRDWRLDKNWALSACLSAVNIFNERYATEIVYVNQGFYMEGMIGLRYTW
- a CDS encoding ABC transporter permease, giving the protein MIRLGGAIVALLMLVAVAAPWLAPHDPNAVDLGQRLRPPSLERPLGADRLGRDQLSRIIYGARNSLGAAMLASGLALGLGLGLGLLAAMLGGRWDGFLMRLVDVGLAFPGLVLALALAGAMGPSLLSVCLGAAAAGWAWWARFTRGLAVAALARRFVVAGQALGLGRWAIARRYVLPEIAAPILVAASLKTGWMIVAISGLGYLGLGAQPPTPEWGAMLHEARANLARAPWLMLAPGLAITATVLGCNLLAEGLRDRLQVRQDRDF
- a CDS encoding ABC transporter permease, whose translation is MSGPWRVLSGLWGQAWRLALTMLGVSVLTFGLTWLAPGDPAEILLRDRYEAPTAQKLAQVRAEMGLDDALALQYLRWLGRAARLDFGLSYVSGRPVSQELGPRALATAELALTAFGLVVALSLAGGLLGGLFHGRLIDRLGRLAAILAMSAPNYWLGMLLIWLFAVEAGWLPVMGRGGPEHLILPALTLALAVAAMQARVLRASVIETKSRDYVRLAMAKGLGRWQTFTRHVVKNSLLPALTMWGLCLGHLLGGSVIVESVFSWPGLGQLAAQAILARDMPVLQAAVMLMALFYVVANLGVDALYRLVDPRLRQAAPAGESCPEPQP
- a CDS encoding autotransporter outer membrane beta-barrel domain-containing protein produces the protein MSKRFALAIVLLAFIALCTSGAAGAAGFSQFVGLGDSTLDTGYLRYHTSGDAELDSAIADAVALGANGGWAGNGVMNTTILAGKFGLDAATIGDGGTNYAVGGAYTTMARLGLVPSTQQVANYLASVGGVANPSALYIVSSGNNDLIYASQNVVSPNFLHEQAIAWAAAVARLQAAGARVILAPNSYYCCTLAGLGGVIPSDKAAAYAQATLYGVDIWRSMTAAGVRYIPADQKSLIEYVIKNPTLFGFTATSVLSSSAPASVPAVLAILTPLQQQTFLFIDGHHLTTAGQTIVADYNYNLLAAPSQISLITEGAVQGGLARTATIQRQIDLSWRHRGPGGVNVWTSVGAYRQKIKNASGFPTASGVPFSGSAGVDYQTTRGLIMGAALTAGSQRQDFSTGGHFDQTDGALSLYAAYKIGWLWGNAVASYGQFSDKITRQAPLGILIDHNDSDTDGHSQALALRAGGDIKIGPFTTGPVAGVVMQKVWLDSFRETGGTGVTALWFDSITRDSLVSQLGWRLSLELGDWQPFAEANWSHEWAERDRSVTAALTTVEAPSYSMAAVPVASDWATMLLGASYRLNSRVMLQGSASAVAFNHEVTSYGGELSVNFNF
- a CDS encoding ABC transporter ATP-binding protein gives rise to the protein MPEPLLRAQGLTKAYAASGGGARRAVDGVSLTILPGQAVGVAGPSGSGKSTLGRLILGLEPLDVGQLRLAGVEYGRGKGDRPRLARLVQMIWQDPQVHLNPRMSASQAVAEPLWAIAGRAKPRAQAQARDLLARVGLEPGLAERRPHQLSGGQCQRVAIARALALGPRLLICDEAVASLDLPGQLQIVDLLDELVVGGLSVLFISHDLGILARLCAEVHVMDRGAVIESGPVARVLDTPRRELTKRLLAGEPMPRR
- a CDS encoding class I SAM-dependent methyltransferase, coding for MIPAVKMQDLAVEMAPLGRQFWEDAWRRANEASFLKTTQEIDPKAWDRFYDEVSDIYLDLWGQPETLGRAVVDELLANGVVGPGASVLDVGCGPGTLAIPLAKAGARVTALDNSAGMLAALKRQSFSQQLEITTINSNWRDHRPARKSALALAGFFPPALSPEGLARLESWSSGHCALTLGTGHEPYEFRRELWGEVLQMPFHKGSHHLSCAVNYLIAAERRPNLRHLHWTSRFCQPVEKVARFYRSYFGIFGRRGPEVDGKIASVLRRHCHDGMVLAQGSVQVAVLWWACPRRLAALA
- a CDS encoding ABC transporter substrate-binding protein, with the protein product MNASLPERRGLTALAIIAALMTLLMLASSPQPAWAGGDASLVIGVGRDFLDGPDSRAFVHGSTNAWEALTYLGPDMRPLPWLASSWRVEDGGRRWRFKLRPGVKFHDGTDLTAAEAAQALRRIMNHPRYDAGGAYREVAKLEAVGDEVVFSLKRPSPNLASLVAYYGGPILKPSGFDQAGRIQKFIATGPYRLELARPNQSVELTAFGDYWGPKPRYRRVEFRHIPDAHTRVMALLAGAIDAVADVGAILPEQAAELADDPRVELKRREVATTHYLLFNCRRPPFADVRARRWLAELVDRRALVAALAGDSGEPASAPYTNLAVDWAFGLAAPPAAEQPAAPNRPLLILLHAGTTERWPYLDMAQIIQDRLRQAGWPAEIVVSEAGGYYEALRKSQFDLSLQPNTLMTGDPDFFYSYYLDQHGAANQGWRNQRAQKLIEAGRHEMDPRARREIYRQLAQIFGAELPLLALYHEHSIHAQRRGLAPALELDQNFRPLLTERGPWEAQ
- a CDS encoding ATP-binding cassette domain-containing protein → MGVTVRGLCVEGPGGAPLVRGVDLRVEPTEILGLVGPSGAGKSLVAAAMAGLIPPPALARAGRMDFDGRTLNMTDPRQWRGLRGRGVFLLMQSSAAALDPTMTIGRQVAEALSANGVMAPKQARDATGGLLAQVGLEPGLQRAYPHQLSGGMRQRVQLAMALGLRPRLLIADEPTTGLDPIMQAEILRLLRLMNARHGSAMMLISHDWRVIAAMAARVAVMERGAIVESGPTAQLMASPRHPTTRLAMAALRELEAARA